AAGTGAAGAGTAAGGTTCCAAGGGTTATTTGTAAACTAGATGTTGATAAAGCAtacgatcatgtgaattgggaggcaCTCCTAGATCTATTGAAGAGAATGGCATTTGGGGAGAAATGGTGTAAATGGGTCCGCACTTGTATATCCACAGTtcaattttctgttttggtAAATCGGTCTCTAGCTGATTTCTTTGGAAGTTCAAGGGGTTTGAGACAAAGGGATCTCTTATCTCCTatgttgtttttaattatgACAGAggtttttagtaggatgttgaAAAGAGTGGAGGGGGCTGGTTTAATTAGTAGTTTCAAGGCTGATGGTAGGCGGGGTGATGGGATATGTGTTTCACATCTTTGATTTGTAGACGATAGAATTCTTTTCTATGATGCAAAAGTGGAGCTGATCCTCCATATATAGATACTAGTACTATGTTTTCAAGCTATGACCAGCTTGAAGGTTAATGTGCTTAAAAGTGAAATGGTTCCTATTGCAGAGGTTGATAATGTGCATGCTTTGGTAGAGATTTTGGGATGTAAGGTTGGGACTTCGCCTATGTCTTATCTTGGCTTGCCTTTGGGTGCTTCTCTTAAGTATACTTCTTTTTGGAATCCTATCTTTGAGATATTTGAGACAAAATTGGCAGGGTGAAAAAAGCTATATTTGTCCAAAGGTGGTAGATTGATGTTGCTTAAGTACGTTATCCAGTCTTCCTACCTATTATTTATCGCTTTTCACCATTCCTACTCATATGGCTAAAAAGATTGAGAAGATGCAAAGAGATTTTCTTTGGGGAGGTATGGGGTTAGTCCAAGTAACATTTGGTAAGATGGGATAACTTTTTCCCTATAAGGCTAATGGTGGTTTGGGAATAAGGAAGCTAACTACATTCAATAAAGTCTTATTAGGGAAATGGCTTTGGAGTTTTGGGTTTGAGGAGACAAGACTTTGGAGGAGGGTTATGAAGTTTGGAGAAGCACGGGGGATGGACCTCTAAATTGGGTAGGGGTGTACATGGTTGCGGTTTGTGGAGAGAGTTGTATGGGTTGGGAGGCATTTTGACAAAATACTTGGCTTGAGATTGGGGTGGAGaataaagtgagattttggcaAGATAGTTGGTGTGGGGATCAACCTCTTCAAGTGACTTCACCGATTTCATATGAAATTTCCATTAATAAAGAGGCTTATGTAGAGGCTTCATTGACAAGACAGGGGGTGgggaagaagaggacttggaaTGTTTGTTTCATTCGAGATCTGAATGACTAGGAATTGGATTAGTGGTGGATTTCCTTCATATGTTGGAATCCAATATACTTTCAAATTAAATTGGGGATCATATGAGGTGGAAATTGAAGAAGAATGGAGGATTTGATATCCGTTCGCATTTTAATAAGCTGTAAGGCTCCCTCTCCAATGTCTTCCCTTGGAAAGGTATTTGGAGAGTTAAGGCCCCTTAGCgagttttttttcttgtttggacTGCCACTTGGGATAAAATTCTCACGAGTGACAATTTACGAGGTAAGGGTCTTGCTTTTGTTGACTGGTGTGTCATGTGTACCTGTTGTAGGGAGATTGCAGATCATTTAGTGCTTCATCATGAGAAGGTTCATCAGTTATGGGGTTTTGTCCTTACATCTTTTGTGGTTTCCTGGGTCTTTCCAAGAATGGTACTAGATATTCTTTTTGGCAAGTGGAATTGGTTGGAGAAACATTCGTCagacatttggaatttagttctgctatgcttgatgtggtgtataTGGAGGAAGCGTAATAGGCGGACATCTGAAGATGTGGATAATTCGGGAGACCAgatgcttgcttcttttagtggttTTCTGTTTGATCACATCTAGTAAATCCTCCCTTTGTTTATTAGTTCTCTTTTACTTCGTAtttaactttcttttctttttctttttttaatctttgtacTTTGTGTCCACTTGTATTTTTTTGCACAGTGGCTTCATATATACAGActtttcttacttatcaaaaaacaaattcaGGCATTAATTCTTAATTTATAACTCGATAAGTTTATCatataagaatataaattaTGAATTACAAATCAGGATgtcatctgcaaagaaaaaatcCATAGCCTAAAGTAACTAAATTATGCAAGAGGATCATTAGCTATAGAACTAACTTGTCAACTTATTCAATCTAATGACACGAAACCAATGGCACTCATTAGGAATTGATTTAGGGAAAGATTTTGCTGCATATTTGTATGCAGCAATTGCTGCAAAATGGGTTATGTGGCAGCAAAAAGAAAGCTACATGTGTCCAAGGgtcatgtgcaatgcacatgaTCAAGTGGACCATTAGACACTTGTTACTTTCTTACCTTTCCCATTAATTTATATCCTTTAACGCTAAGAAATAAGGCTAGTTAAGACAATAACATTATATCTtaacttcaaattttcaactatgaGAAAgtcagtgttttttttttttttttaatggtagaaaattgataatgttctttggaaaaaagaaatactaaaaaaatgctCAGACCTGCAGAAACACAATCAATTAGCAAAATACCTGCATAACATATTGCCCTGCATATGTCCCTGTTATAGTAGAACTCTGACCCGATGCCAGCAAAGCAATTGCAAAAAGTTTCGAACTCCAACTACCTAAGACATtctgtaaaaaataataaaatcacaaCCAGAAAGCATTTGGATGATTAGGACATTCATTAAACAATGTGAAATAAATTATGAACTGCATAAAATATTAGCATTTGTTTTGCCAGAACAGAAAAAAACGATTGGAACAATCGTAAATTTGGCAACCACGTACTTCTAATAAAAAAGAGGCCTTGTTCAGGTCCAAGTTCCCACAGCTGTTTTGATCTTCAGCACTCAAATGTGAGGAATTACAAACTGTGCCACTTACAGAAATAACGGATATATTAATGAGGAAAGCCACCATTAGTGCAAAGGCACTTTCTATTAGATAGAATCTGCAAGCCTCCTGTGAAATATTATGCCATCAGTTGCTGCTCGACCGTATTTCCAGAATACTCTTTTCAGGAAACAAATGATGCATACAGTGAAGAGTTTGGGGGAAAACAAGACTAAATACCAAAATCTTCAAGATTTGGCAACAGAcacaaagagagaagaagaataaagTTCAAAACTGGTCTGCTAAAGAGAGAATTTTTACTTTGATGCCTTGAGCAGATTGTGGTATCTTCCTAGAAAGCACCAATGCTGAATGGAGGAAGAGATTGTGCCTGCAGCAAagtacacaaaataaaaaaggtgtGGGGCAAGAAATAATGTATAACTTTTGGAAGGCATAAGAAACCTACGGCAtaaccatcgcaccaaggaGTGAAATTGCAAGGCCAGTAGCACCATTTCCTTTGAGATTAGGAACAAAGAGACCATTTACAACTTCAGTAGCAGCTGGCTTTGTATATCCGAGCTCCGCAAAAAAGCATGCAGCAATTGTTAATACAAGAAATGCAATCAAGAATTCAAGTTTCCTAACCtgtaaacaatgaaaaaaatgaaaaatattatcacagggcatgatttttttttttattatttaaaagttaCCTGTATCAACATATTCTTGTTAACATATATCTCTTTGGGTCATAAGCATAAGAGATATAGTTATTACTCTTCTTAAAtatgatccaaaaaaaaaacctttatagATAGTAGGAAGCATATAGACTATTGAAAAGCATATCAAGATACCCCGTATTGCTGTAATGCTAGAAGAACCAATGTACTAAGCCCTGTCAGAAGAACACCACACCATAAAGGAATACTGAAGAGCATATTCAATGCAAAAGCTGTACCAATCACTACAACATAAAGGAGAGAGTATGAATCAAATAAATTTGGACAATCAAAATGAAGTATTAATTAGATAAAAGCAGGAATTTTCACACAAAAATTAGATTAGGAGTCCGTTTagaatctgcttattttgctgaaattgaaaactttttactaaaaatactgtagataaaggtaaaagttagctgaaatagtacagtgtgactcatgaatagtaccaaaaagtgcaatgagacccatgaatagtagcaaaaataagctgaatagtaagaTACGTTGGCAAAATAATTCATGCCAAATGCACACTAGGAATAAAGGATAAATCATCATGACATAAATAAGCAGATCAAGTGAGAGCTTGTATACAAATGGAAAAGACTCCATGCCGGACTTACTTGAGCTGTGTTTCAATGGTCAACAAGGCAAAAGAACTATCCCAAGAGCCATACATGAAAGTATGCTTTAGAGGGAAATTTGCATGAACTTCAACCAACTCTTTAGGGTCAACGTCATATATCTTGTTTCTCTATTCTACGGTATTGGAAGTCAAGTCTCCAATTTAAATCATAAGCTATTCAATCTTCCAATCTCTCTAGCTCAAcccattttctttttgtcaattttaaagATTTATCAACTTTGACAAAACCTCATTTtgaacatattttttctttgataagccaatttgaacaaaattgcACTCATCTTGTGAAACAAATGATCTTTGTTGCAACAACACTACCCACCTTAGTCCCACTAAAACTTACCACCAATATATTTCCCATGCATTCATCCCAAAATTCTATTCCCATCTCCCTACTCATCTTATCAACCTACAGAATAAAATGAGGCTAGTACTTGTGGTCTCAGACAAAGCTAACCCTTTAATCTGACCATCTAGAGTTAAAAGAGTGCTTCAACTAAGATTCAGGCAAGCGAATATTTAATGTTAGGAATAACTATTAGGTAATCTTAAAACTTCCCATCAATTGCTTTACCCTCTTCAATCATTCAACAAAACTGTAATAACTTTATTCTTTATCGAGCTTCACGAGTCACATCAACCATAAATACCtaatagaaaataagaaaaaaaaaatggacctATTCTTGTGGCCTAGTCAATTAGCTGTACATTAAAATTGCTAATGTATTAACTAAAGAAGGTTGAGCATGTTCATTTGTGACAAGTTTATATAAAGATGCCAAGGTGATGGTCTTAAGGTGGCATCTGGTTCAAAGAATCTCAACAAGATTCTCAGGGGTATCACATTCTCATTTTTCATGGGAACATGATTACCACTTTGAATTATTATAATCTGACATTCCCACTGAGTGGGAATGCACAGGGCGGCGGGGGGGTGTTTACATAAtgcacacagacacacacacaggTATGTGGAGATTCTTGAATTAGTGGAAGTTTTAAATTAGTTAGCTAAAGCTGTAGAACATTCAGAATTAGCCGTTTAATACAGTATAAATTAATAgcattatatatttcatatacTGTAGTAATTTTCAAGCAATAAGTAGTACCTTACCTTCAGGAATGTCACATGCAACAACAGCAACTTCGGCAAGAACCCATAGTATGAAGTTTGGGACCTTATTATATTCATTTCTACAATGCTCTGCTAAATGCTTTCCTAAAATTGCAAAACAGCATTGAGAGAAAGACAGCAGATTTGCAGTTAAGTATGAATAGATTGGGATAATACATATAATAAAGTGTAGCTTCACAAATCACATGCCTGTGACAACCCCCAGATTGGCTGCTAGGGATTGAATAATGAGAGCAGCACAAGAAGCCACTAATATGATCcaaagtaactaaaaaaaaaatagcattgtaatagtaaataaataattaattgaaaatagAGAGAGCTCCCGAATGAAAAGTATATGCTATggattttacccaaaaaaaattgcaagtaaAGCTCTAAGAGTGTATTCTATAAAACAGGCAGGCCAAGACCAAATGAGATACTATGATTTGCACAAGGGTACATGTAAAGAAACTCTAGATGCATGGAACCAATTATACACAGGTCCatctaaatgaaaattaattaaagatgTAGAAAAAATTTCCTATAACAAGATAGCTGTCATACTTGTCATTGTTAATGTATGACATTGCCAAGGTTGCAAATTTTGAAAGATTCGCATGTGGTTGGCATTGAATTCTAACAAATGTCATTGCGTAAGATTACTTTCTTCTTTAAGAATGCTATCTTCTATTGAATACCAAAGAAAAAGcttgtattaaaaaatgaaatacacACCCCATACTTGTATTGTGCTCCTGCTTGTAGATCCGTTTCAACTGTGAGTTAAGAGTAAGATAAAAAGATGGTATATATGTTAGTAAACACATGATTTATGTGGGCAcaaaaggaaatatatatacaatCTTACAATTTCCAGGATCAATATATGCAATAGAAACTAGAAACCCTGGGCCCATGTATGCAAATAAGTTTTTCCAACTTTTCctctacaaaaaataaaaagataacataAGTGGCCATGAATCAatcaattttctataaaatttaataCCATCGACAAGAGATCACGTCTTATCATTAAGCAGGAGATGCAAAAAAACAGACCTtcaaaaagagaggaaaaagtaGAAAAGTACATCAGCTGGCACAATTCATGCAAATCTGAGAGTCAATGGCACTTGAGGCACATTTTGCTCAAACCAAGAGTTAATGGCACTTAATGTTGTCTTACAATCAACATTTACAAAAGATCAACAATGTTTTGGGGAAGCAAATTCCATTTATAGAATAACAAAGTCATTAACCCATTTAAGTGTATTTTTGAACATGCCATTTGTGCATTAATTACCACATGGTCCACATACAAACGGAACTCTAATAAAATACTACATCATCTGTTTGTTCACTACAGCATTTCAACTCCTATACATTGGTATCTTCTGCTCGCTATTGCATCTTGAACAGCCTAAAATAAGCAATCATCACAATCATTGAACCAACCTAAGTGATGCAACAAACTTACAAAGATAAATCTGTAGCATGCAAAACATATATCATGTGCATATTGCAGGGCTTGTTGGCATGATTTTTTctagaaggggggggggggggggttggtctccataatttattttcttttgtagtCCTTAAAaggatataatttttattctttgtttggcCAGATAGGTGTTCTGTTTCTAGGAATCAAAATTATCTGTATCAAGAATTGAAATACGCCCCCTGTTGATGTCACCAATCTATATTataatacaagaaaaataaaataacctcTTTTTTTCTGTTTTACCAAAGAAAGTCCCTATCCTTTTTCCATCAAGACCATCACCATGGTCTCAGATTTTTTAAGCCATGAGGTTAATTCAAGTAGTAATATCAGATGGAACTTTGAATTCCATCCCTACCATTTGaaccaaaaagacaaaattgaCAATTGACTGAGGGTGTCATAATCAACTCTTATTTGTATTAACTTTAATCTTTGacataattttaagttttatccCACTCTTTCGCAAAACCATTCTCATCTTACAAGTGACAGCATATCTTTCACAGTTAACACACACTTATTGCCCTCCAGTGCCTCTACCCAACCCCCTTTTCTCCTTTCATGCAATTAGTCATCTAAATGACACCAAtagaccaaaattaattttggacCTGAGGGATTGACTAGGTGAACTGCTAGTTTTTCAAATAGAAGATATCCATCCTAGTCACTAAGGACGCATTTGTCCATAAAGACGTCTAACAGAAGAGTAACTTTCAAACAATTAACCATATTCATTCATCTCGGTCTTTCTCTCATAAGGATTTGTTCAAAAACTTCCAACAAAACATGTGCTTAAGATATCTTTCTAGATTCTATGCAATCTTATAATATAAATTC
The sequence above is drawn from the Castanea sativa cultivar Marrone di Chiusa Pesio chromosome 5, ASM4071231v1 genome and encodes:
- the LOC142636594 gene encoding metal transporter Nramp1-like isoform X1, yielding MAATGSTSGQPQFIASTGNRSFSNAPLIENPDADRIAVPDRKSWKNLFAYMGPGFLVSIAYIDPGNFETDLQAGAQYKYGLLWIILVASCAALIIQSLAANLGVVTGKHLAEHCRNEYNKVPNFILWVLAEVAVVACDIPEVIGTAFALNMLFSIPLWCGVLLTGLSTLVLLALQQYGVRKLEFLIAFLVLTIAACFFAELGYTKPAATEVVNGLFVPNLKGNGATGLAISLLGAMVMPHNLFLHSALVLSRKIPQSAQGIKEACRFYLIESAFALMVAFLINISVISVSGTVCNSSHLSAEDQNSCGNLDLNKASFLLENVLGSWSSKLFAIALLASGQSSTITGTYAGQYVMQGFLDLRLKPWIRNLLTRSLAIVPSLIIALIGGSAGAGKLIIIASMILSFELPFALIPLLKFTSSKTKMGEHANSTLISAATWIIGSLIMTINIYCLITGFIKLILHSHLKLVAAVFLGIFGFSSMAVYLAGILYLVFRKNRQATHLLALTTPGSRQMTNESESLPREDIASMQLPSRRDTVDLD
- the LOC142636594 gene encoding metal transporter Nramp1-like isoform X2, which codes for MAATGSTSGQPQFIASTGNRSFSNAPLIENPDADRIAVPDRKSWKNLFAYMGPGFLVSIAYIDPGNFETDLQAGAQYKYGLLWIILVASCAALIIQSLAANLGVVTGKHLAEHCRNEYNKVPNFILWVLAEVAVVACDIPEGLSTLVLLALQQYGVRKLEFLIAFLVLTIAACFFAELGYTKPAATEVVNGLFVPNLKGNGATGLAISLLGAMVMPHNLFLHSALVLSRKIPQSAQGIKEACRFYLIESAFALMVAFLINISVISVSGTVCNSSHLSAEDQNSCGNLDLNKASFLLENVLGSWSSKLFAIALLASGQSSTITGTYAGQYVMQGFLDLRLKPWIRNLLTRSLAIVPSLIIALIGGSAGAGKLIIIASMILSFELPFALIPLLKFTSSKTKMGEHANSTLISAATWIIGSLIMTINIYCLITGFIKLILHSHLKLVAAVFLGIFGFSSMAVYLAGILYLVFRKNRQATHLLALTTPGSRQMTNESESLPREDIASMQLPSRRDTVDLD